CTCGCGCTGGTCGGGGGAGAGCTCGGCCAGCGCGGCCATCACCCTGCTCCCCTCCAGGCGCTCGATGGCCACCTCCTCGGGGTCGACGGCCCCGTCGGCGAGGGCGGCCTCGTTGAGGTTGTCGTCGAGCGGTTCGATCCGGGAGCGGGCCTGCTTGCGCCGGTGGTCGTAGAGGTCGTGGCGGGCGATCTGGAACAGCCAGCCGCCGAGGGCCTCGACCGGGCCGCGGAAGCGGGGCAGGGCCTCGATGGCGCTGACGAAGGCGGTGCCGGTGAGGTCCTCGGCCAGGTGGCGGTCGCTGACCGCGGCCATGAAGAAGCGGAACAGGGCGGGGGCGTAGGCGGTGTAGACGCGGGTCACGGCGGCCGGCTCGCGGCGGCGCGCGGCCGACAGGTCCGCCGCGGTCAGGCCGGCCTTGGACACCGCCTCCCGCTCTCCCCCGAAGCCGAGCACTCCTACCCCCGATGCACCTCGTCCGCCGGTGAGGCTATCCCATGCACCGGTCACGGGCCACACATCCGGATCCTGCGCGACTCCCCGACCTGTCCACAGAAAAAACCTTCCGCTTGAAAATGCCACGCAAGGCGCCGCAGAATGCCACCGATGTAATTACGATCGTGATCTTCCAAACACCCGTAAGCGTGCGACCCGGACGCCTCGCTGCACCGGTTGAGGAGGCAATGGATGGGCCCCATCCCCGTCGAGATCCAGCCCTGGTACGAGCGGGCGGCCTGCCTGGACAAGGACGCCGACTGCTTCTTTCCGGAGAAGGGCGGCTCCACCCGCGCGGCCAAGCGCATCTGCCAGACCTGCACCGTGCAGACCGAGTGCCTCGAGTACGCGCTGGCCAACGACGAGCGGTTCGGGATCTGGGGCGGCCTGTCCGAGCGCGAGCGCCGCCGGCTCAAGCGCCGCGCCTCCTGACACAAATTAGGCGGTGCCCGGTTCGCGTCTTTTGACGGTTGCTTTAGGGCTGGCTGGCCGTCCCGTGCTAGCATTCCCGGACGCCCGTGGGGGAGCTTGGAACCCTACGGGCCTTTCGATACACCCCCGGCTACCCCCGGCCGGCGAGGCCTCGAGAGGAAGGTTGTGCCAGCGAGTCAGCCCCGGGTCATCGCGATCGTCGTCAACCACAACGGGCGGGCGTTCCTTCGCGACACCTTCCGCGGTCTCGCCGCCCAGACCCGCCCGATCGACGACGTGCTGGTGGTCGACACCGGCTCGACCGACGGCAGCGCCGACTGGGCCCGCTCGCGCCTGGGTGACGACGCCGTCATGGCGGTCAGGGGGCAGTTCGGCCGGGCGGTGATGTCGGCCCTGCGCGACCCCCGGACGGCGGGCATGGACTGGCTGTGGCTGCTGCACGACGACTGCGCGCCCGAGCCGGAGGCGCTGGAGCGCCTCCTGGCCGAGGCCGAGTCGCGGCCCAGCGCCTCCATCCTCGGTCCCAAGCTCGTCTCCTGGACCAACCCCGACCGCCTCTCCGAGATCGGCTTCTCGATCGACCGCACGGGCCGGGCGGTGTCCCCGATCGAGGACGACGAGATCGACCAGGGCCAGCACGACCAGATCCAGGACGTGTTCTTCGTCAACACCGCCGGCATGCTGGTGCGGCGCGGCGCCCTGCTGAACGTCGGCGGCTTCGACGAGCGCATGCCCGCCTTCCGCGACGACCTCGACCTGTGCTGGCGCACCCACCTGACCGGCGGGCGGGTGCTGGTCGTGCCCCAGGCCCGGGTCCGCCACTTCGCCGCCGCCTCCTCCCGCAGCCGCAAGACCCGCGCCGTCGGCCACCCCCGCTACCTGATCGAGCGCCACACCGCCGCGGCCATGCTCAAGGCGACCAGCCTGCGCAAGCTGCCCCTGGCCCTGCTGCTGGCCCTGGTGGGGGCGCTGGTCCGCTCGGCCAGCCTGGCCCTCACGGGCCGGCCGGCCGACGCCCTGGCCGTGCTGTGGGCCTGGGGCTGGAACGTCAAGGAGCTCCCGGTCACGATCGTGCACCGCCGCCGCCTCCAGAAGCAGCGCAAGGTCGACGACAGCGCCCTGGCGCCGCTGCGCGCCCCGGGCGGCCAGCAGCTGCGGGCCATGCTCAGGGGCACCCTCGAGCTGGTCTACGGCTCCGAGGTCGGCGCCCACGTGGCCCAGCGGACCGACGAATCCGGCGAGGAGCAGGACATGCCCTCGGCCGGCACGTCGGTGCTGCGGGTGGTCGCCAGCCATCCGGTGGCCTTCATGGTCGCCGGGTTCGCCCTGGTCATGGCCATCTCGCTGCGCTCGGTGCTGTTCGCGCCGGCGATCGCCAGCATCAGCCTGGGGGTCTGGCCGGCCACCGCCACCGAGCTGCTGCGCGAGTTCGTGTCCAGCTTCCACCGG
The genomic region above belongs to Actinomycetota bacterium and contains:
- a CDS encoding WhiB family transcriptional regulator, translating into MGPIPVEIQPWYERAACLDKDADCFFPEKGGSTRAAKRICQTCTVQTECLEYALANDERFGIWGGLSERERRRLKRRAS
- a CDS encoding glycosyltransferase family 2 protein encodes the protein MPASQPRVIAIVVNHNGRAFLRDTFRGLAAQTRPIDDVLVVDTGSTDGSADWARSRLGDDAVMAVRGQFGRAVMSALRDPRTAGMDWLWLLHDDCAPEPEALERLLAEAESRPSASILGPKLVSWTNPDRLSEIGFSIDRTGRAVSPIEDDEIDQGQHDQIQDVFFVNTAGMLVRRGALLNVGGFDERMPAFRDDLDLCWRTHLTGGRVLVVPQARVRHFAAASSRSRKTRAVGHPRYLIERHTAAAMLKATSLRKLPLALLLALVGALVRSASLALTGRPADALAVLWAWGWNVKELPVTIVHRRRLQKQRKVDDSALAPLRAPGGQQLRAMLRGTLELVYGSEVGAHVAQRTDESGEEQDMPSAGTSVLRVVASHPVAFMVAGFALVMAISLRSVLFAPAIASISLGVWPATATELLREFVSSFHRAQMGSTASAPPSLALLGGLSVLTFGKALAAEKLLLWLALPLAAATCTRALRVVVPELWARALAGLLYATAPLATGALAQGRIGELVLLVVAPPALAQVVLAFRAEQPREPWRPALRFAALAAVGIAMAPAAALAFGLVVVAAIAVAVARAGPAGRREAVRQSLFLAAG
- a CDS encoding RNA polymerase sigma factor; this translates as MLGFGGEREAVSKAGLTAADLSAARRREPAAVTRVYTAYAPALFRFFMAAVSDRHLAEDLTGTAFVSAIEALPRFRGPVEALGGWLFQIARHDLYDHRRKQARSRIEPLDDNLNEAALADGAVDPEEVAIERLEGSRVMAALAELSPDQREVLLLRMAGGLTAPEVAETLGKTTGAVKALQHRGLASLARVLGLRSPHEAQERPYPSPDSGRLTSQEEEER